From a single Apium graveolens cultivar Ventura chromosome 2, ASM990537v1, whole genome shotgun sequence genomic region:
- the LOC141701219 gene encoding uncharacterized protein LOC141701219 has translation MARALRDLKRKMEGDVEVGAAATPFTKQLESTPRESTLKHFNFDSFDGLTDPKEHLNYFEQISNIYDYNDLTKCRFFASTLKGGAQKWFSRISSRSIDSWKDFREVFLKRFRANRMNELQMCHLETIQQRSRETLPEFIKRFQESVNQLSNLEEKEAVNIFRRNLHPISCEGYVKDLIHREPQSLASAYAMVSKFIKENDFHTSMKMNRRIRDDDESPEHRRAYGKEKRHRTDRQTNYVQQSRGTPPRDDYSRPQKSERKPKPKREPKPEPEWTPLNRPRADILREVKGKPFYYPPKPLLAPRGNRARDKHYYEGLDPEHNQALVVTLDIADNEVQRILVDNGSSANIVFEHTLNRMKLGHLRMDPCLEDPLYGLGNNMIPICGVIYLPMVFGTAPRQVSHIMKFYVISVVSSYNMILGRPAITKLRAIPSTIHLKLKFPTLGGIGELRGDRGTSGKCYGQALVTAETDPENRK, from the exons ATGGCCCGGGCTCTCCGGGATCTCAAAAGAAAAATGGAAGGAGATGTGGAAGTCGGGGCAGCGGCCACGCCTTTCACCAAACAACTGGAATCCACCCCCAGGGAATCAACACTCAAGCACTTCAACTTCGACTCTTTTGACGGGCTTACCGACCCTAAAGAACATCTCAACTACTTTGAACAGATCTCGAATATATACGACTACAATGACCTCACCAAATGTCGTTTCTTCGCCTCAACACTAAAGGGTGGAGCACAAAAATGGTTCAGTCGAATCTCCTCCCGGAGCATCGACTCTTGGAAGGACTTCCGGGAGGTATTTCTCAAGAGGTTCAGGGCGAACCGTATGAACGAGCTCCAGATGTGCCACTTGGAAACTATACAACAAAGAAGCAGAGAAACCCTTCCGGAGTTCATCAAAAGATTTCAAGAATCAGTCAACCAGCTCTCCAATCTTGAAGAAAAGGAAGCCGTGAATATTTTCCGGCGTAATCTCCACCCAATTTCATGTGAAGGCTACGTGAAGGACCTAATCCATAGGGAACCCCAAAGTCTTGCTTCGGCCTATGCAATGGTGTCCAAGTTTATCAAAGAAAATGACTTCCACACCTCAATGAAGATGAATAGGAGGATCCGGGATGATGATGAGTCCCCGGAACACCGCCGCGCCTACGGAAAAGAAAAGAGACACAGGACAGACAGACAGACCAATTATGTACAGCAATCCAGGGGGACCCCACCCCGGGATGACTACTCTAGACCCCAGAAGAGTGAAAGGAAGCCCAAGCCTAAAAGGGAACCAAAACCGGAGCCCGAATGGACTCCGCTCAACCGGCCCCGGGCCGACATCTTGAGAGAAGTCAAGGGAAAGCCCTTTTATTACCCCCCGAAGCCGCTGTTAGCACCCCGCGGGAATAGGGCCCGGGACAAGCATT ATTATGAAGGCCTGGATCCCGAGCACAACCAAGCCCTGGTCGTGACTCTTGACATCGCCGACAATGAGGTACAAAGAATTTTGGTTGATAATGGTTCCTCAGCTAACATTGTTTTCGAGCATACCCTTAACAGGATGAAGTTGGGACACCTTCGCATGGATCCATGCCTCGAAGACCCTCTCTATGGATTAGGGAACAATATGATCCCGATCTGCGGGGTAATATACCTCCCCATGGTCTTTGGTACCGCACCCCGGCAGGTATCTCATATCATGAAGTTCTACGTGATAAGTGTCGTATCCTCTTATAACATGATCCTGGGAAGACCTGCCATCACCAAGCTTCGGGCCATCCCGTCTACAATTCACCTGAAGCTGAAGTTTCCCACCCTGGGAGGCATCGGAGAACTTAGGGGGGACCGGGGCACTTCGGGAAAATGCTATGGACAGGCACTGGTCACGGCCGAAACTGATCCAGAAAACAGAAAGTAG